One genomic region from Parerythrobacter aestuarii encodes:
- the purF gene encoding amidophosphoribosyltransferase yields the protein MITTHPFYDEHGDKLREECGVFGAINAGDDASAATALGLHALQHRGQEAVGITSFDGKHFFTRRGLGHVAENFSSPESIAELPGHMAAGHVRYSTTGGAGLRNVQPLYADLATGGFAVAHNGNFSNAGALRAELVQKGAIFQSTSDTEVVIHLVATSRYPTLRDRLVDALRLVEGAYALIVMTPEGMIACRDPLGIRPLQMGRMGDAVVFASETVAFDVVGAQFERQVEPGELIEVDFEGKVKSFRPFGESPSRPCIFEHVYFSRPDSVFDGRSIYEARKAIGQQLAIESPCEADLVVPVPDSGVPAAIGYAQESGIPFELGIIRSHYVGRTFIQPSDGARHAGVKRKHNANRAMVEGKRIVLIDDSIVRGTTSLQIVEMMRDAGAKEVHFRVASPPTAHSCFYGVDTPERNKLLAAQMELEPMREYIKADSLAFVSIDGLYRAVGEKPRVAKCPQFCDACFTGDYPTSLTDLEMKEKGTAQLSFPVNKVA from the coding sequence ATGATCACTACCCATCCCTTTTACGATGAGCATGGCGACAAGCTGCGCGAAGAGTGCGGCGTGTTTGGCGCCATCAACGCCGGCGATGACGCTTCTGCGGCGACCGCGCTGGGCCTTCACGCCCTGCAGCATCGCGGGCAGGAAGCTGTCGGCATAACCAGTTTCGACGGCAAGCATTTTTTCACCCGGCGCGGGCTCGGCCATGTGGCAGAGAACTTCTCCAGCCCCGAATCGATTGCCGAGTTGCCGGGCCACATGGCTGCCGGACATGTCCGTTATTCAACCACCGGCGGCGCGGGCCTACGCAATGTCCAGCCGCTTTATGCCGACCTTGCCACCGGCGGTTTTGCCGTCGCGCACAATGGCAATTTCTCCAACGCCGGTGCGCTGCGGGCCGAGCTGGTGCAGAAAGGTGCGATCTTCCAGTCTACCAGCGATACCGAGGTGGTCATCCACCTCGTTGCAACCAGCCGCTATCCAACCCTGCGCGACCGGTTGGTCGACGCACTGCGCTTGGTCGAAGGTGCCTATGCGCTGATCGTGATGACGCCCGAAGGCATGATCGCCTGCCGCGATCCGCTCGGCATCCGCCCGCTGCAAATGGGCCGGATGGGGGATGCCGTGGTGTTCGCCTCCGAAACCGTCGCCTTCGACGTGGTCGGTGCACAATTCGAGCGGCAAGTCGAGCCGGGAGAGCTGATCGAGGTCGATTTCGAAGGCAAGGTGAAGAGCTTCCGGCCTTTTGGCGAGAGCCCCTCACGCCCGTGCATCTTCGAGCATGTCTATTTCAGCCGCCCCGATTCGGTTTTCGACGGGCGCAGCATTTACGAAGCGCGCAAGGCCATCGGTCAGCAACTCGCCATCGAAAGCCCGTGCGAAGCCGACCTGGTCGTGCCGGTACCTGATAGCGGCGTTCCGGCAGCGATCGGATACGCGCAGGAATCAGGCATCCCGTTCGAGCTCGGCATCATCCGCTCGCATTACGTCGGGCGTACCTTCATCCAACCTTCCGATGGTGCGCGGCATGCCGGGGTGAAGCGCAAGCACAACGCCAACCGCGCCATGGTCGAAGGCAAGCGCATCGTGCTCATCGACGATTCGATCGTGCGCGGCACCACTTCGCTTCAGATCGTCGAGATGATGCGTGACGCCGGTGCCAAGGAAGTCCACTTCCGCGTCGCCAGCCCGCCAACGGCGCACAGCTGCTTCTATGGTGTCGACACCCCGGAGCGGAACAAGCTGTTGGCCGCGCAGATGGAACTCGAGCCGATGCGCGAGTATATCAAGGCCGACAGCTTGGCATTCGTCTCGATCGACGGTCTGTACCGCGCCGTGGGCGAGAAGCCACGCGTCGCCAAATGCCCGCAGTTTTGCGATGCCTGCTTTACCGGTGACTACCCGACCTCGCTGACCGACCTCGAAATGAAGGAAAAAGGCACAGCGCAGCTGTCTTTCCCTGTAAACAAGGTCGCCTGA
- a CDS encoding SDR family NAD(P)-dependent oxidoreductase: MPETKPFSGKLALVTGASKGIGAATAKALAAGGAHVVLTARDVKGLEAVEDSIHSAGGSSTIAPVDLTEPDGVARLATAIAGRWDALDYLVISAAYLPMLTPVTQIDQKQFNQALTINVLATQALLANFDPLLKRADAGRVIGLTSSVGETPRAYWSAYGSSKAAFDNLLQCYAQEIEKISQVRVAIVDPGATRTNMRAKAYPGEDPQTVKPPEAVAERLVALLQEEFPTGHRERVN; the protein is encoded by the coding sequence ATGCCTGAAACCAAACCTTTTTCGGGCAAGCTTGCCCTTGTTACCGGCGCGTCCAAGGGGATTGGTGCTGCCACTGCGAAAGCGCTCGCTGCCGGCGGGGCCCACGTGGTGCTGACAGCGCGCGATGTAAAGGGCCTGGAAGCGGTTGAAGATTCCATTCATTCGGCCGGCGGAAGTTCCACCATCGCCCCGGTAGACCTGACCGAGCCAGACGGTGTCGCGCGCCTCGCCACGGCCATTGCCGGGCGCTGGGATGCACTTGACTATCTCGTTATTTCAGCTGCTTACCTGCCGATGCTCACACCAGTTACACAGATCGACCAGAAGCAATTCAACCAGGCGTTGACGATCAATGTCCTCGCCACGCAAGCGCTCCTGGCCAATTTCGACCCATTGCTGAAGCGCGCTGATGCCGGTCGCGTGATCGGGCTTACCAGCAGCGTCGGGGAAACCCCTCGGGCCTATTGGTCGGCGTATGGCTCTAGCAAGGCGGCGTTCGACAATTTGCTCCAGTGCTATGCACAGGAGATCGAGAAGATCAGCCAGGTGCGGGTCGCCATAGTCGACCCCGGGGCCACGCGCACGAACATGCGGGCCAAGGCCTATCCCGGCGAGGATCCGCAGACGGTCAAACCGCCCGAAGCCGTGGCCGAACGCCTGGTTGCGCTCCTGCAAGAGGAGTTCCCCACCGGCCACCGCGAACGCGTCAATTAG
- a CDS encoding PilZ domain-containing protein has translation MFDTADDRYSIAAQEDRCAPRTKLSIPAQMRASGGRRFQTVVHDLSISGFSAAAINRMHEGQVVWLTLPGLESQMAHVVWWDNCIVGCAFADLLSPIVHDNILARYSGNSGMFRPLI, from the coding sequence ATGTTCGATACCGCAGACGATCGCTACAGCATTGCAGCGCAGGAAGACCGCTGCGCCCCGCGCACCAAACTCTCGATTCCCGCGCAGATGCGTGCATCGGGCGGTCGCCGGTTCCAGACAGTGGTCCACGACCTCTCGATCTCGGGTTTCAGTGCCGCGGCGATCAACCGGATGCACGAGGGACAAGTCGTGTGGCTCACGCTGCCCGGTCTCGAATCGCAGATGGCGCACGTCGTCTGGTGGGACAATTGCATCGTTGGTTGCGCCTTTGCCGACCTTCTCAGTCCAATCGTCCACGACAACATTCTCGCCCGCTATTCCGGAAACTCGGGGATGTTCCGCCCGCTGATCTGA
- a CDS encoding serine hydrolase domain-containing protein has protein sequence MKKWILAALAVLGVMFVVGYYSLDKEQRMLLSNLPTDRNVLFWSVEQRDAAFRSMDALPVLAETRTIKAGDNPYPLPEGLPLQLDYDLDGYFKTQRTSALVIVLDGKVVLERYGLDFGPQGKWTSFSVAKSLTSTMVGAAIQDGAIESVDDPVTKYIEGLKGSAYDDVSVRELLTMTSGVKWNEDYTDPNSDVALFNEHKAEDGLDVTVSYMRGLPREAPAGDKWVYKTGETNLIGVLVSEATGKKLAEYLSEKVWQPFGMEQDATWLLGSTGHEIAGCCIQAATRDMARFGLFVMGGGVAGGKQVVPSDWFAAATTKQADIGAPGRGYGYQWWTNDDGTFAAQGIFGQGIFIDPARKLVIASNSNWPTATDPEGVGPQREEFYRAVQSAVDKRGPPIMADKEAVAAE, from the coding sequence ATGAAGAAATGGATCCTGGCGGCGCTCGCAGTGCTCGGCGTTATGTTCGTGGTCGGATATTACTCACTCGACAAGGAGCAGCGCATGCTGCTCTCCAACCTGCCGACCGATCGCAACGTGCTGTTCTGGTCGGTCGAGCAGCGTGATGCCGCTTTCCGGTCGATGGACGCGCTGCCGGTGCTGGCGGAGACCCGCACGATCAAAGCGGGCGATAATCCCTATCCCCTGCCGGAAGGCCTGCCGCTGCAGCTGGACTACGACCTCGATGGCTATTTCAAGACCCAGCGGACCTCCGCGCTCGTCATTGTGCTCGACGGCAAGGTGGTGCTGGAGCGCTACGGACTCGACTTCGGGCCGCAGGGCAAGTGGACCAGTTTCTCCGTCGCCAAGAGCCTGACTTCAACCATGGTCGGCGCGGCAATCCAGGACGGCGCGATCGAGAGCGTGGACGACCCGGTGACCAAGTATATCGAAGGGCTGAAGGGTTCCGCCTATGACGATGTCTCAGTCAGGGAACTGCTGACCATGACTTCGGGGGTGAAGTGGAACGAGGATTACACCGATCCCAACTCCGATGTGGCCCTGTTCAACGAACACAAGGCCGAGGACGGACTCGATGTTACCGTCAGCTATATGCGGGGGCTCCCGCGCGAGGCACCGGCAGGCGATAAGTGGGTCTACAAGACCGGCGAGACCAACCTCATAGGCGTGCTGGTGAGCGAAGCCACAGGCAAGAAGCTGGCTGAGTACTTGTCAGAGAAGGTTTGGCAGCCGTTCGGGATGGAGCAGGACGCGACCTGGCTGCTGGGTTCGACCGGGCACGAGATCGCCGGCTGCTGCATCCAGGCCGCGACTCGAGACATGGCCCGCTTCGGGCTGTTCGTGATGGGCGGCGGTGTCGCTGGCGGCAAACAGGTGGTCCCGTCTGACTGGTTTGCCGCTGCGACCACCAAGCAGGCCGATATCGGCGCGCCGGGGCGTGGTTATGGCTACCAGTGGTGGACCAATGACGATGGCACTTTCGCGGCGCAGGGCATCTTCGGGCAGGGCATCTTCATAGATCCGGCCCGCAAGCTGGTGATCGCATCGAATTCGAACTGGCCCACTGCCACAGACCCTGAGGGTGTAGGCCCACAGCGTGAAGAGTTTTATCGTGCGGTGCAGTCTGCCGTCGACAAACGAGGTCCGCCGATCATGGCTGACAAGGAAGCCGTGGCTGCGGAGTAA
- a CDS encoding SAM-dependent methyltransferase, whose protein sequence is MSVGRMQRGRDLLAGAARFERPPGLFARLLAPGFGKVLDQIDRGLDKGSITGHLPDGTTRVLGGRNPGFDAVVNLHSWRALLRLATSGSIGWYQAWEAGEWDSPDLVPVFAVFGDNAASLGDTGRARGLWQRALRQAHRLNRNTREGSARNIQAHYDIGNDFYAAWLGETMTYSSALFAPGASLDDAQRAKVSAVLDRIDLEPGKSMLEIGCGWGTLAKAAAARGAQVDAISLSDEQLAWARRGAGDATRFLKQDYRDTNGQYDAIASVEMVEALGREYWPTFMDCVARNLRPGGKAAIQYISMAEDSFEAYADSADFIQAYIFPGGLLIRTSEFRELAEARGLTWQNRVDFGQDYAQTLRAWRSNFDLAVEQGTLPEGFDERFRQLWRFYLQYCEGGFRSGFIDVHQVTLVKR, encoded by the coding sequence ATGTCAGTTGGAAGGATGCAGCGAGGTAGGGATTTGCTAGCCGGGGCGGCGCGTTTCGAGCGCCCGCCGGGCCTCTTTGCACGCTTGCTCGCGCCCGGTTTCGGCAAGGTCCTCGACCAGATCGACAGGGGGCTGGATAAAGGCTCGATCACCGGCCACTTGCCCGATGGGACCACCCGCGTGCTGGGTGGGCGCAATCCCGGCTTTGACGCGGTTGTGAACCTCCACAGCTGGCGCGCACTGCTGCGGCTCGCCACCAGCGGCTCGATCGGCTGGTACCAGGCATGGGAAGCCGGCGAGTGGGACAGTCCGGACCTCGTGCCGGTGTTTGCCGTTTTTGGCGACAACGCGGCGTCTCTCGGGGACACCGGCCGGGCCCGCGGTCTGTGGCAGCGGGCGCTGCGGCAGGCGCACCGGCTCAACCGCAACACCCGCGAAGGTTCGGCCCGTAACATCCAGGCGCATTATGACATAGGCAACGATTTCTACGCTGCCTGGCTTGGCGAAACGATGACCTATTCCAGCGCGCTGTTCGCGCCGGGGGCCTCGCTCGACGACGCGCAGCGGGCGAAAGTCTCCGCAGTGCTCGACCGGATCGATCTCGAGCCGGGCAAATCCATGCTGGAAATCGGCTGTGGCTGGGGCACGCTGGCCAAGGCCGCGGCCGCGCGCGGGGCGCAGGTCGATGCCATCAGCCTCTCGGACGAACAGCTCGCGTGGGCAAGGAGGGGCGCGGGCGACGCGACCCGCTTCCTCAAGCAGGATTATCGCGATACAAATGGTCAATACGATGCCATCGCCAGCGTCGAGATGGTCGAGGCGCTGGGCCGCGAATACTGGCCGACCTTCATGGATTGCGTCGCGCGCAATTTGAGGCCGGGTGGCAAAGCCGCGATCCAGTATATCTCGATGGCGGAAGACAGCTTTGAAGCCTATGCCGACAGTGCAGATTTCATCCAGGCCTACATCTTCCCCGGGGGCCTGTTGATCCGCACCAGCGAATTCCGCGAGCTGGCTGAAGCTCGTGGGCTCACTTGGCAGAACAGAGTCGATTTTGGGCAGGATTACGCCCAGACGCTCAGAGCGTGGCGAAGCAATTTCGATCTGGCGGTAGAGCAGGGTACCCTGCCGGAAGGCTTCGACGAGCGGTTCCGGCAGCTATGGCGTTTTTACCTGCAATATTGCGAAGGCGGCTTCCGCAGCGGTTTCATCGATGTCCACCAGGTGACGCTGGTCAAGAGATAA
- a CDS encoding cryptochrome/photolyase family protein yields the protein MSSPQIVWLRRDLRMADNPALYHAAQAGPVVAVYVLDDERAKSHAYGGASRWWLHHSLESLSASFAKRHAKIILRRGDEVEELCKVAEEIGAGTIHANRHYEPWWRKAQSELKDRLDLQLYDANYLLPPGAVTTGSGSPYKIYTPFSKATLEQLPPRDALPEPETLSSPDSWPASDALEDWDLLPSRPDWAGGLRDFWTVGEAAAHERLEWWADHVADYDEARNLPSVDKTSQLSPHLHFGEISAVQVWHALKGRRGDGWKTYEKELIWRDYAQNVICQFPAYATQSYREEFDKLEWRDHTGEAAADLKAWQQGRTGYPIVDAGMRQLWQTGWMHNRVRMIAASFLIKHLLIDWRVGEQWFWDTLVDADYGSNGANWQWVAGTGVDSNMFVRIMAPLTQSEKFDAAGYIREYVPELKHLPDSEVHDPAEGRRGRYPEKIIGHKQGRERALAAYKAMKGD from the coding sequence TTGAGTTCTCCCCAGATCGTATGGCTGCGGCGCGACTTGCGCATGGCGGACAATCCGGCGCTGTATCACGCGGCGCAGGCCGGGCCGGTGGTGGCAGTCTATGTGCTCGATGACGAGCGGGCCAAGTCCCACGCCTATGGTGGGGCATCGCGCTGGTGGTTGCATCATTCGCTGGAGAGCCTTTCCGCCAGCTTTGCGAAGCGCCACGCGAAGATCATCCTGCGGCGCGGCGATGAGGTGGAGGAGCTGTGCAAGGTCGCAGAGGAAATCGGTGCCGGGACGATCCACGCCAACCGCCACTACGAACCGTGGTGGCGCAAGGCGCAGTCGGAGCTCAAGGACAGGCTCGACCTGCAGCTTTACGATGCCAACTACCTGCTCCCGCCCGGCGCGGTGACGACGGGGTCGGGCAGCCCCTACAAGATTTACACTCCGTTCTCGAAAGCGACGCTGGAACAGCTCCCGCCGCGCGATGCGCTGCCCGAGCCGGAGACGCTGTCATCGCCCGACAGCTGGCCCGCGAGCGATGCGCTGGAGGACTGGGACCTGCTCCCCAGCAGGCCCGATTGGGCCGGCGGTTTGCGTGATTTCTGGACTGTCGGCGAAGCCGCAGCGCACGAGCGGCTGGAGTGGTGGGCGGATCATGTCGCCGACTATGACGAGGCGCGGAACTTGCCTTCGGTCGACAAGACCAGCCAGCTTTCGCCGCACCTGCATTTCGGCGAGATTTCAGCGGTGCAGGTCTGGCACGCGCTCAAGGGGCGGCGCGGTGATGGTTGGAAGACCTACGAGAAGGAACTGATCTGGCGCGACTACGCCCAGAACGTCATCTGCCAGTTCCCGGCCTATGCCACGCAAAGCTATCGCGAAGAATTCGACAAGCTCGAATGGCGCGATCACACCGGCGAGGCCGCCGCCGACCTCAAGGCCTGGCAGCAAGGCCGCACCGGCTACCCCATCGTCGATGCCGGCATGCGCCAGCTGTGGCAGACCGGCTGGATGCACAACCGCGTGCGCATGATCGCAGCGAGCTTCCTCATCAAGCATCTGCTGATCGACTGGCGCGTGGGCGAGCAGTGGTTCTGGGATACGCTGGTTGATGCCGATTACGGGTCCAACGGTGCCAACTGGCAATGGGTCGCAGGCACCGGGGTCGACAGCAACATGTTCGTGCGCATCATGGCCCCGCTGACGCAGAGCGAGAAATTCGATGCGGCGGGCTATATCCGCGAATACGTCCCCGAATTGAAGCACTTGCCCGACAGCGAGGTACATGATCCTGCCGAGGGGCGGCGCGGGCGCTATCCGGAAAAGATCATCGGCCACAAGCAAGGCCGCGAGCGCGCCCTTGCTGCGTACAAGGCGATGAAAGGCGACTGA
- a CDS encoding metal-dependent hydrolase, whose translation MDNLTHSLVGALLGQAGLKTKTGLAMPALIIGANLPDVDAACFFWLEGAEHLGFRRGITHGPPALVLLPLILAGLLWGFDRWQASRGKRPEGRLPVSFKWLFLLSFIACLTHPALDWLNVYGIRLLEPFSSQWFYGDTLFIIDVWLWAIMGVGLWLSLRREKRGGEWMKPARWAGAVSLAYIGLNGVISTSAAQNVESEMLGLGLEPETVIASPLPVVFWERELLVGEKGYWGQFDGEADTHTGVGISDLADQFCDLDRALDGASVTRELDAFLFWSRAPFAERAEDGSVLLRDARFYDPLARDRFTVALPDVECEELPAK comes from the coding sequence ATGGACAACCTGACCCATAGCCTCGTCGGCGCATTGCTGGGGCAGGCGGGGCTCAAGACAAAGACCGGGCTCGCGATGCCTGCGTTGATCATCGGGGCGAACCTGCCCGATGTCGATGCGGCGTGCTTCTTCTGGCTGGAGGGCGCCGAGCATCTCGGCTTCCGGCGCGGGATTACGCATGGGCCGCCGGCACTGGTGCTGTTGCCGCTGATACTGGCGGGGCTGTTGTGGGGCTTTGACCGCTGGCAGGCGAGCCGGGGCAAGCGTCCCGAAGGACGGCTGCCGGTCAGCTTCAAATGGCTGTTCCTGCTCAGCTTCATCGCCTGCCTGACCCACCCGGCGCTCGACTGGCTCAATGTCTACGGCATTCGCCTGCTGGAGCCGTTCTCGAGCCAGTGGTTCTATGGCGACACGCTGTTCATCATCGATGTGTGGCTGTGGGCGATCATGGGCGTAGGCCTGTGGCTCTCGCTGCGGCGCGAGAAGCGGGGCGGGGAGTGGATGAAGCCCGCGCGGTGGGCGGGGGCAGTTTCGCTGGCGTATATTGGGTTGAACGGAGTGATTTCCACCTCCGCTGCGCAGAACGTCGAAAGTGAAATGTTGGGGCTAGGGCTCGAGCCTGAAACGGTTATAGCCAGCCCACTACCGGTCGTATTTTGGGAGCGGGAGCTCCTTGTGGGAGAGAAGGGCTATTGGGGCCAGTTTGACGGAGAAGCGGACACTCATACAGGTGTGGGGATCTCCGATCTTGCCGACCAATTCTGCGATCTTGATAGGGCTCTCGACGGGGCAAGCGTAACAAGAGAACTCGACGCCTTCCTCTTCTGGTCTCGCGCACCTTTTGCCGAACGAGCCGAAGACGGTTCGGTGTTGCTCCGTGATGCGCGGTTCTACGATCCGCTGGCACGGGATCGTTTCACTGTCGCGCTACCGGATGTGGAGTGTGAGGAACTTCCCGCCAAGTAG
- a CDS encoding 2-oxoacid:ferredoxin oxidoreductase subunit beta translates to MNAPAKIETTLKDWETDQEVRWCPGCGDYAILKAVQRTLPQLGCDPTNTVFISGIGCSSRFPYYMETYGFHTIHGRAPAVATGAKLANPDLDVWLVTGDGDGLSIGGNHMLHVLRRNVNMQIMLFNNEIYGLTKGQFSPTSRIGTRSPSTPVGSVDRPANPASFALGAGARFVGRGFDVSKNLPDVLMAAHAHQGAAFIEIFQNCIVYNKDVFNDFAAPKGAEDRQLWLKHGEPMLFGSEKTGGVKGIALDREGLALTVVDVEGDDWQAAGVLVHDQTNRVVAHLLVEMPFGPFPMALGVIYDDPRPSYEAAVAEEREKATAGKQANLAKLLGSGQTWTVDGPEGHPA, encoded by the coding sequence ATGAACGCACCAGCTAAAATCGAAACCACCCTCAAGGACTGGGAAACCGACCAGGAGGTCCGCTGGTGCCCGGGCTGCGGGGACTATGCCATTCTCAAGGCGGTGCAGCGCACGCTGCCGCAGCTGGGATGCGATCCGACGAACACCGTTTTCATCAGCGGGATCGGCTGCTCCAGTCGCTTTCCCTATTACATGGAGACCTATGGCTTCCACACCATCCACGGCCGCGCCCCGGCGGTGGCGACGGGGGCCAAGCTGGCCAATCCCGATCTCGACGTGTGGCTGGTGACGGGTGACGGCGATGGCCTCTCCATCGGCGGCAACCACATGCTGCATGTGCTGCGGCGCAATGTGAACATGCAGATCATGCTGTTCAACAACGAGATATACGGCCTGACCAAGGGCCAGTTCTCGCCCACCAGCCGGATCGGGACACGCAGCCCCTCGACCCCGGTCGGTTCCGTCGATCGCCCCGCTAACCCGGCCAGCTTTGCGCTGGGAGCGGGCGCGCGCTTTGTCGGACGCGGCTTCGACGTTTCGAAGAACCTGCCCGATGTGCTGATGGCGGCGCACGCGCACCAGGGCGCGGCCTTCATCGAAATCTTCCAGAACTGCATTGTCTACAACAAGGATGTGTTCAACGATTTCGCCGCACCCAAGGGAGCGGAGGATCGCCAGCTGTGGCTCAAACACGGCGAACCCATGCTGTTCGGCAGTGAGAAGACCGGCGGGGTCAAGGGCATCGCGCTCGACCGCGAAGGGCTGGCGCTGACAGTGGTCGATGTCGAAGGTGACGACTGGCAGGCCGCCGGCGTGCTGGTGCATGACCAAACCAACCGCGTGGTGGCGCACTTGCTGGTCGAAATGCCGTTCGGCCCGTTCCCGATGGCGCTCGGCGTGATCTACGACGACCCGCGCCCGTCCTACGAGGCCGCAGTCGCCGAAGAACGCGAGAAAGCGACTGCAGGCAAGCAGGCGAATTTGGCGAAGCTGCTGGGTTCGGGCCAGACCTGGACTGTGGACGGGCCAGAAGGGCACCCGGCGTAG
- a CDS encoding 2-oxoacid:acceptor oxidoreductase subunit alpha: MATQAALSPDLSENPEAVVVRFAGDSGDGMQLTGGQFTLSTALAGNDLATFPDFPAEIRAPQGTLFGVSAFQINFGSREISTAGDAPDVLVAMNPAALKVNLPALKPGGLIIADTGEFSKRNLDKAKYETNPLEDGSLAKYKVLAFDISALTIEAVKDFGLGNKDALRSKNMWTLGLALWMFDRPRDPIHDWLKAKFKSKPDIANANIAALDAGHAYGETAELSGPLSQVHVSPTKSEAGLWRTITGAESVSLGLVAGAQLAELPMFFGGYPITPASAILHHLARLKEYDVTTFQAEDEIAAICAAIGASWAGSLGVTSSSGPGIALKGEAMGLAIMTELPLVIVNSQRGGPSTGLPTKTEQSDLYQAIYGRNGDAPMPVIAASSPADAFECAIEAVRIAVQYMTPVMLLTDGYIANAAEPWKVPDPASFEPFPATFLTEKNDGDTLLPYKRDAKGARPWIKPGTPDLMHRIGGIEKHQETGNIDYSPENHQAMTDARKAKVDGIANDVPAQGCCLGEAGAKLAVVGWGSTYGPIHRAVTQAREKGHDVAHVHFRHVWPMPKNTGELLRSFDKVLVPEMNTGQFKTVLRDQFLIDAQPLNKTNGLPFYIHELEAAIEEALA; encoded by the coding sequence ATGGCGACGCAGGCGGCCCTCAGCCCCGACCTTTCCGAAAATCCAGAAGCAGTTGTTGTTCGGTTTGCCGGCGACAGCGGCGATGGCATGCAGCTTACAGGCGGGCAGTTTACGCTCTCGACCGCTTTGGCGGGCAATGACCTTGCGACTTTCCCGGATTTTCCGGCGGAAATTCGGGCCCCGCAAGGCACTTTGTTCGGCGTATCGGCGTTCCAGATCAATTTCGGTAGCCGCGAGATTTCCACCGCCGGCGATGCGCCCGATGTGTTGGTGGCGATGAACCCGGCGGCGCTCAAGGTAAACCTCCCGGCGCTCAAGCCCGGTGGCTTGATCATTGCCGACACTGGCGAGTTTTCTAAGCGTAACCTCGACAAAGCCAAGTACGAGACCAACCCACTCGAAGATGGCAGCCTTGCCAAGTACAAAGTGCTGGCTTTCGATATCAGCGCGCTCACCATCGAAGCGGTCAAGGATTTCGGCCTTGGCAACAAGGACGCGCTGCGTTCGAAGAACATGTGGACGCTTGGCCTCGCGCTGTGGATGTTCGACCGTCCGCGCGATCCGATCCATGACTGGCTGAAGGCCAAGTTCAAGTCGAAGCCCGATATCGCCAACGCAAATATTGCCGCGCTCGATGCGGGTCATGCCTATGGCGAAACAGCGGAGCTCTCCGGCCCGCTCAGCCAGGTGCATGTTTCGCCGACCAAGAGCGAAGCAGGCCTGTGGCGCACCATAACCGGGGCAGAATCGGTCAGCCTCGGCTTGGTCGCCGGGGCGCAGCTGGCCGAGTTGCCGATGTTCTTTGGCGGCTATCCGATTACGCCTGCTTCAGCGATCCTGCACCATCTGGCAAGGCTCAAGGAGTACGACGTCACCACTTTCCAGGCGGAAGACGAGATTGCCGCGATCTGCGCCGCCATCGGGGCGAGCTGGGCGGGTAGCCTTGGCGTTACCTCGTCATCCGGCCCCGGTATTGCCTTGAAGGGTGAGGCGATGGGGCTTGCGATCATGACCGAGCTGCCGCTGGTGATCGTCAATTCGCAGCGCGGCGGGCCGTCAACTGGCTTGCCTACGAAGACCGAGCAGAGCGACCTGTACCAGGCGATCTATGGCCGCAATGGCGATGCGCCGATGCCGGTGATTGCTGCCAGCAGCCCGGCAGACGCGTTCGAATGCGCGATCGAGGCGGTGCGGATCGCGGTGCAATATATGACACCGGTGATGCTGCTGACCGACGGCTATATCGCGAACGCCGCCGAGCCGTGGAAGGTGCCCGATCCGGCCAGCTTCGAGCCGTTCCCGGCGACCTTCCTGACCGAGAAGAATGATGGCGACACCCTACTGCCCTACAAGCGCGATGCCAAGGGCGCGCGACCGTGGATCAAGCCCGGCACGCCCGACCTCATGCACCGCATCGGCGGGATCGAGAAGCATCAGGAAACCGGCAATATCGACTATTCGCCGGAGAACCACCAGGCGATGACCGACGCCCGCAAGGCCAAGGTTGACGGGATTGCCAATGACGTGCCCGCGCAAGGTTGCTGCCTGGGCGAAGCGGGTGCCAAACTCGCCGTAGTCGGCTGGGGTTCGACCTACGGCCCGATCCACCGCGCGGTGACGCAGGCGCGCGAGAAGGGCCACGACGTCGCCCATGTCCATTTCCGCCATGTCTGGCCGATGCCGAAGAACACCGGAGAGCTGCTCAGGAGCTTCGACAAGGTGTTGGTGCCGGAAATGAACACCGGCCAGTTCAAGACCGTGCTGCGCGACCAGTTCCTGATCGACGCCCAGCCGCTCAACAAGACCAACGGGCTGCCGTTCTATATCCACGAGCTGGAAGCGGCGATCGAGGAGGCGTTGGCATAA